The Virgibacillus siamensis sequence TTTGCACTTCCCAACAGGTGTGTCATTCGCTGTGTGCCGCCTGCTCCAGGTATGAGACCGAGTGAGATTTCTGTCAACCCGATGCGCCCCTTTCCCATTATTCGAAAATCACATGCCATCGCCAGCTCACAGCCGCCGCCAAGTGCGTGACCATTGATAGCCGCAATCACTGGTTTCTGTACTGCAGCAAAGCGTTGAAAACATGCCTGCATTCTGGCACTTTTTTCAGAAATAACATTTCCTTCACCCTGCTCATTGCCGGTATCCTGAATCATCCCTTTTAAATCAGCCCCTGCAAGGAAGATCTTTGGGTGATTTGAAGTGAGTACGATTACACGTACAGTTGAATCATTCCCCAGTTCATCGACGGCAGTCTCGAGTTCCTGCATTAATGTTTCTCCAATAGCATTCGCCGGTGGATTATCAACCGTAATCCAAACAACACCCTTGTTTCGTCTGTCGATTGTAATTGTTTGATACGTCATAAAACATCCTCCACTCTACTAAACTCGTATGTCATAAGGTGCATATTGTCTCCGCGCAATAACAAGATGCTGCACCTCGTTGGTACCTTCAAAAATATCGAATACTTTCACATCCCGATACAATTTTTCAACGAGATGACCATCAAGGCCTATCGGACCAAGCAGCTCCAGACATTTTGCACATACATCGAGGGACATTTTCCCGGCATAAGCTTTAGACATTGCTGCTTCCCTCGCATTAGCCAACGCCAAATCAGCCTTCCATGCAGCCTCCCATGTTAACAGCCGGGCAGCAGCAATATCCTGTTCGGCCTCCGCAAGCAACTCCGATGCCAATCGAAAATGGCTCCCTTGCTTCGGGTAGTCCCGCTGCACAATCTCCAGCGTATAATCATAAGCAGCACGGGCTATCCCAATAGCCATCGCTGCAACAATTGGACGTGTCGTGTCAAATGTTTTCATGGCAACTTGAAATCCCGATGGTCCGGAACCGCTTGTTTCATACAATGCCTCACCGCCAAGCAGATTCTCCTGTGGAACAAAACAATCTTCAAACAACAATTCCGCGGTTTCATTTGCGCGTAACCCCAACTTTTTCGCCAGTCGGGTACAGCTGAATCCTGGTGTCCCTTTTTCAACAACGAAAGCACGCTGCCCGGCGCGCCCCAGTGATGCATCGATTGTTGCAAATACGACGACCCACGATGCACGACCGCCATTAGTAATAAATATTTTTTGTCCGTTAAGAATATAGCCTCCGCTTACCTTTTTGGCGACAGTACGTATACCTGAAGCATCTGAACCAGCATCAGGTTCCGTCAACGCATACGCACCCCATCGCGGCTTATCCTTTGTAAAAATTGATAAAAAACGTTCTTTCTGTTCCGGTGTGCCGCTGCTCTCAACAGGCGGTCCGCCAAGTCCGGCTCCCGGCAATGATAAGGTGACAGCTGGATCGCCCCAGGCCATTTCCTCTGTTGCTAAAACGCCCATTCGGTTACCTTCACGTTCTCCGGCTGATTTCCCGTCCGATTTTTTACCGCCGCTGCCGCCAAAGGAAGATGTATTTAAATGAATCCCCATCTTGTTCACATTTTCAAGCCATTCATCAGGAACCTTTTCCATGTTGTCAGCTTCCATGGCAATTGGCCGAATTTCATTTTCAGCAAACCAGTGTGTCATTTCCTTAATTTGTTTTTGCTGCTCTGATAAGTCAAAGCTGATCATGGAACAGCCACCTCTTTCTTTCCCGCAATAAGTTGTTCTCCGCGCTGTTCAAGAAAATATTTTTCCCTTCCGTAAAGCGCCACCTGGGCCTGGGCATCACGCATCCACTTTTCTGCAGGAAAATCCTGCACAAAACCGTGACCGCCCAGTAATTGAACGGTTGAATCCGTCACATAACGAACTGCTCTGTGTGCACGGAACAATGCACGCAAGGCCTCTCCTTCAGCTTCGATGCCATATTTATCGGCCTTTACCGCTGCCTCCCGGACAAAATGATTTGCAATTCTCGTTTCCATAGCCATTGCTGCCACCCGAAATGATACACCTTGAAACTTGGCAATTTCCTGACCAAATGCCTTACGTTCAGCAGTATATTCCGTTGCATAATCAAGTGCCGCTTCCATCAGCCCGACTTCCTTTGCAGCCTGCAATATTCGAATTCGCGAACGAACTTGCCTCAAGATTTCATCGGCAGCCTCTTCTTCAGCCAGTACATGTTTTCCAGTAATTTTCACGCTATCAAACGAAATACGGCCAAGTCCCGATGCAAGCAAACCCAAACGATAATCACCTTTTTCAACTATCCAGCTGTCCGCATTATTCAGCCAGAGAATAACCGGTACTCCCCGGTTATCTTGTGCAGCGACAAGTACATATTGCGCAAAGGAAGCCATTCGTACCGGCAGGGAAGTCCCATCCAAAATGTAACCGTCACCGTCATACCGGATTTCCAGTTTCTCTCCCCATGGTTCATTGGCATTTTCTATATCGATAAATGCAACAGTTGGGTTCCCGGTTAAGTCCAATGTATCCGCATTGAAAACCGGATTATTACGTTGTATGCGGATAATGGAAGCAGCATCACCGGCCCCGGGAAAGCCTTGGACGATATCAAGGTCACCATAACTAAGCGCCTGCAAAATCTGCACCTGTGTTATTAATGGTAATTCCAATCCTCCTGAATATTCAGGTAATTCGAGGGATAAAAAGCCAAGTTCAGCTGTTACATCAACAAGCTTTTGGTCGACTATTCGGTTATTTTCACATTCCCTGGCCATGGGACGAATTTTATCTTTTGCAAAGTCTTTCGCTACTTCAGTAAAAGCTTTCTCATCTTCGGTCGGTCGAAATGAAATCATATTGGCACACCTTCTTCCTGATAAAACTTATTTAGCGGCTTTATTATAAGTGGAAAGAATATCCTGTAATTTCAGTGCAAGCCCCATATTCCCCTTAATTTTAAGACGTCCGCTCATAAATGCTTTAGTGCCATTCAATTCACCTTTGACCATTTGAAGAAAATCTTCTGTCTGCATATTTAACGTACAATCAGGATCATTCTGCTCACCTTCAAGGGCATGGCACTGATCACCATTGAAGACAATTTGATAAGTCCCCGATTCATCACCATTGAGATTAAACTGATAAACCGCTTCCAATCCTTTTGCGCGACTGGGATCTGCTACAATTGCCTGATCAATTTCACGAAATGTATCTTTTAAGTTTGACATGTTAACCCTCCTCCAAAATTAAACTACACATTAGTAGTTAACCTCAGCATACAAGCAGGAAAGTCCAAAAAATATTCCGAAATATGTCGGGTATTTCTTAGTTAGTTTCGGAAGGTAT is a genomic window containing:
- a CDS encoding enoyl-CoA hydratase/isomerase family protein, whose amino-acid sequence is MTYQTITIDRRNKGVVWITVDNPPANAIGETLMQELETAVDELGNDSTVRVIVLTSNHPKIFLAGADLKGMIQDTGNEQGEGNVISEKSARMQACFQRFAAVQKPVIAAINGHALGGGCELAMACDFRIMGKGRIGLTEISLGLIPGAGGTQRMTHLLGSAKATELIFTAKQLEAEEAQKVGLVHRAVKSEMLEAETTAFAEELAEGAVHAMGLAKRAINAAEGSMDAGLQVEANAFSETFLTDEPSIGLAAFFQKEKAQFIN
- a CDS encoding acyl-CoA dehydrogenase family protein translates to MISFDLSEQQKQIKEMTHWFAENEIRPIAMEADNMEKVPDEWLENVNKMGIHLNTSSFGGSGGKKSDGKSAGEREGNRMGVLATEEMAWGDPAVTLSLPGAGLGGPPVESSGTPEQKERFLSIFTKDKPRWGAYALTEPDAGSDASGIRTVAKKVSGGYILNGQKIFITNGGRASWVVVFATIDASLGRAGQRAFVVEKGTPGFSCTRLAKKLGLRANETAELLFEDCFVPQENLLGGEALYETSGSGPSGFQVAMKTFDTTRPIVAAMAIGIARAAYDYTLEIVQRDYPKQGSHFRLASELLAEAEQDIAAARLLTWEAAWKADLALANAREAAMSKAYAGKMSLDVCAKCLELLGPIGLDGHLVEKLYRDVKVFDIFEGTNEVQHLVIARRQYAPYDIRV
- a CDS encoding acyl-CoA dehydrogenase family protein; the encoded protein is MISFRPTEDEKAFTEVAKDFAKDKIRPMARECENNRIVDQKLVDVTAELGFLSLELPEYSGGLELPLITQVQILQALSYGDLDIVQGFPGAGDAASIIRIQRNNPVFNADTLDLTGNPTVAFIDIENANEPWGEKLEIRYDGDGYILDGTSLPVRMASFAQYVLVAAQDNRGVPVILWLNNADSWIVEKGDYRLGLLASGLGRISFDSVKITGKHVLAEEEAADEILRQVRSRIRILQAAKEVGLMEAALDYATEYTAERKAFGQEIAKFQGVSFRVAAMAMETRIANHFVREAAVKADKYGIEAEGEALRALFRAHRAVRYVTDSTVQLLGGHGFVQDFPAEKWMRDAQAQVALYGREKYFLEQRGEQLIAGKKEVAVP
- a CDS encoding SCP2 sterol-binding domain-containing protein; amino-acid sequence: MSNLKDTFREIDQAIVADPSRAKGLEAVYQFNLNGDESGTYQIVFNGDQCHALEGEQNDPDCTLNMQTEDFLQMVKGELNGTKAFMSGRLKIKGNMGLALKLQDILSTYNKAAK